The DNA segment GGTTACGGAGACTGCCAAGGTCCAGCCGGGCGACAATGTCGTGGTGTTCGGGCTTGGCGGAATCGGCCTTAACGTCATCCAGGGGGCGAAGCTGGCTGGCGCGAACCAGATTGTCGGAATCGACCTTAACCCTGATCGCGAGGATTGGGGTCGCCAGTTCGGCATGACCCACTTCCTGAACACCAAGGGCATGAGCCGCGAGGAGATCGTCGCCAGGATCGTCGAAATCACCGACGGCGGCGCGGACTATAGCTTCGACGCGACCGGCAACACCGAGGTGATGCGCACCGCGCTCGAATGCTGCCACCGCGGCTGGGGCACCAGCATCATCATCGGCGTGGCCGAGGCGGGGAAGGAAATCTCAACGCGCCCGTTCCAGCTGGTCACCGGCCGCAACTGGCGCGGTACTGCTTTTGGCGGGGTCAAGGGGCGCAGCGGCGTGCCCAGAATCGTCGATATGTACATGGACGGGAAGATCGCCATCGATCCCATGATCACCCATGTCCTGAGCCTTGAAGAGATCAACAAGGGCTTCGACCTGATGCATGCGGGTGAAAGCATCCGCAGTGTCGTCGTCTATTGAGGGAGGATAATCATGTTCAGCCATGTGATGCTCGGCTGCAGCGACCGGGAAAAGGCGCGGCAGTTCTACAATGCGACGATGGGTGCGCTCGGTCATGGGCCGGGACAGGATTTCGGCAAGTCCGACTGGTGGATGACCCGCGAAGGCGCGCTCGGCGTCGGCCAGCCGCTCGATGGCGAGCCGTGCAGCCACGGAAACGGGACGACCATCGGCCTGCGTGCCTCGAGCGCTGAACAGGTCGATGCCTGGCATGCCGCGGGTCTAGCAAATGGAGGCACGGCAATCGAGGATCCGCCCGGAGTCCGCGACGCGGGTTTCGGCAAGATGTACCTGGCCTATCTGCGTGATCCCGACGGTAACAAATTGTGCGGCTTTTACCGCATGCCCAAGGAATGAGCTTCGAAAGGATCAGCGAGGCGCGAAGCCACGGCGGCAGCCAGGGCGTCTACAAGCACCAAAGCCGAGCGACCGGCACGGAAATGACCTTCTCGGTCTTCGTGCCCGACCATCAGTCGGGGGCACGGCTGCCGCTGCTCTGGTATCTGTCGGGGCTGACCTGCACCTCGGCCAATGTCACGGAGAAAGGGGAATTTCGCGCAGCCTGCGCGGAGCATGGAATCATTTTCGTCGCTCCCGACACCAGCCCCCGCGGCCCCGGCGTTCCCGACGACAGCGAGGGCGCATGGGACTTTGGCCTTGGCGCCGGATTCTACGTCGATGCGACCGAGCGGCCATGGTCTGAGCATTACCAGATGTGGTCCTATGTCACCGACGAGCTGCCCGCGCTTATCGCCGATGAATTTCCGGTGGACATGGAGCGGCAGGGCATAACCGGTCATTCGATGGGTGGGCATGGGGCGATGACCGTCGCATTGCGATACCCCGAACGGTTCGGCTCGGTCAGCGCCTTCGCGCCGATCGTCGCACCGTCGCAGGTGCCGTGGGGCAAAAAGGCGCTGTCCCAATATCTTGGACCCGACCAGACCGCATGGCGCGGCCATGACGCTGTTGCGCTGATCGAGGATGGCGCCCGGATCGATGAGCTTCTGGTCGACGTCGGGACCGCGGACAGCTTCCTCGACAAGGAACTGAAGCCCGAATTGCTCGAAGCCGCCTGCAGGGACGCGGGCATCGCCCTGACCCTCAATCGCCGCCTCGGCTACGACCATAGCTATTATTTCATTTCGACCTTCATGGCGGACCATGTCCGCTGGCACGCGGAGCACCTGAACCGGTGATTACCGGGCTCGAGCCCTGGGCGCAGGATGCGATCAGGGTCGGGGCCGGCCTAATCGCCGGTGCGCTGATCGGGCTCGAGCGCGGCTTCAACCTGCGCGGGCAGCGTGACGGGACCCGCGTCGCCGGAATCCGCACCTTCAGCCTGCTTGGCTTCGCCTCGGCCATCGCCGGGCTCATCGGGCACGCGCAGCCGATTGCTGCCGGCGCGATTGTTGCCGGGGCGCTCGCCATCCTCGCGATCGCCTATGCACCCAAGCTCAAAGCCAAGAGCGACGCTACCAGTCCGATCGCGGCGGTCACGACCGTTTCGCTGGCCTTCCTCGCCGGCTATGGCGCGGTCGGTATGGCACTGGCCGGAGCGGCAGTCGTCATCCTGCTCTTGGCGCTGAAAGACGAACTACATAACTTCGTTGACCGACTGGATGAACGCGACATCAAGGCCTTCGCCCGCTTCGCAGTGATCGCGCTGGCGATCCTGCCGTTCCTTCCGGACCACCCGTTCGGCCCCTTTGACGCCTGGAATGCCGCCAAGCTCTGGTGGGTTATGATCCTCGTCACCGGCTTTTCGTTTGCCGGCTATATCGCAAACCGATTCTTCGGCGCACGACATGGTACCGTGGTCACCGCGATTATTGGCGGTGCCTATAGTTCGACTGCGGTTACACAGTCGCTCGCCCAGCGGCTCGGGAGCGACGAAGCCGGAGGGGCTGAGCCAGCTGGAATCGCGCTCGCCAGCGCGGTCATGTACTTGCGCGTCCTGCTGCTGGTCGCGTTACTGGCAACGCGGGTGTTTATCGATTTCGCTGTCGTGATTACGCCTGTCGTAATCGTAGGTTTGGCCGCTGGGTGGTGGCTTTATCGCAAGGCGCCGATGGTTGAAGGTCCAGCGCCGCCCGGCAACCCGATCGCGCTGGTGCCGGCACTGGCCTTTCTTCTGTTCCTCGCTGGCGCCGCGGTCGCTGCACGCTGGGCCCAATCGCAGTTCGGCCAGGAAGGAATCGCTGTTCTGATCCTGTTGATGGGCAGTCTAGATGTCGATGCGGCGATTATCACCGTTGGCGGATTGCCGCAGGCGGCAATAAGCCCACCATTGGCGGCGCTGGCGCTAGGCGGAACGATCTTGGCTAACATGAGCGTCAAATTGGGAATTACGCTGGCATATGCGCGGGGCAAGGGTATCGGCGCGGCCTTGGCGCTAGGTGCCAGCATGGCCGCG comes from the Sphingomonas xanthus genome and includes:
- a CDS encoding MgtC/SapB family protein — its product is MITGLEPWAQDAIRVGAGLIAGALIGLERGFNLRGQRDGTRVAGIRTFSLLGFASAIAGLIGHAQPIAAGAIVAGALAILAIAYAPKLKAKSDATSPIAAVTTVSLAFLAGYGAVGMALAGAAVVILLLALKDELHNFVDRLDERDIKAFARFAVIALAILPFLPDHPFGPFDAWNAAKLWWVMILVTGFSFAGYIANRFFGARHGTVVTAIIGGAYSSTAVTQSLAQRLGSDEAGGAEPAGIALASAVMYLRVLLLVALLATRVFIDFAVVITPVVIVGLAAGWWLYRKAPMVEGPAPPGNPIALVPALAFLLFLAGAAVAARWAQSQFGQEGIAVLILLMGSLDVDAAIITVGGLPQAAISPPLAALALGGTILANMSVKLGITLAYARGKGIGAALALGASMAALTTSLVFGWLWLPE
- a CDS encoding S-(hydroxymethyl)glutathione dehydrogenase/class III alcohol dehydrogenase is translated as MKTRAAVAFEAKKPLEIVELDLEGPRAGEVLVEIMATGICHTDAYTLDGLDSEGIFPSVLGHEGAGIVREVGAGVTSVAPGDHVIPLYTPECGKCKTCLSGKSNLCTAIRATQGKGLMPDGTTRFSYKGQPIFHYMGCSTFSNFTVLPEIAVAKIREDAPFKTSCYIGCGVTTGVGAVTETAKVQPGDNVVVFGLGGIGLNVIQGAKLAGANQIVGIDLNPDREDWGRQFGMTHFLNTKGMSREEIVARIVEITDGGADYSFDATGNTEVMRTALECCHRGWGTSIIIGVAEAGKEISTRPFQLVTGRNWRGTAFGGVKGRSGVPRIVDMYMDGKIAIDPMITHVLSLEEINKGFDLMHAGESIRSVVVY
- a CDS encoding VOC family protein codes for the protein MFSHVMLGCSDREKARQFYNATMGALGHGPGQDFGKSDWWMTREGALGVGQPLDGEPCSHGNGTTIGLRASSAEQVDAWHAAGLANGGTAIEDPPGVRDAGFGKMYLAYLRDPDGNKLCGFYRMPKE
- the fghA gene encoding S-formylglutathione hydrolase, with product MSFERISEARSHGGSQGVYKHQSRATGTEMTFSVFVPDHQSGARLPLLWYLSGLTCTSANVTEKGEFRAACAEHGIIFVAPDTSPRGPGVPDDSEGAWDFGLGAGFYVDATERPWSEHYQMWSYVTDELPALIADEFPVDMERQGITGHSMGGHGAMTVALRYPERFGSVSAFAPIVAPSQVPWGKKALSQYLGPDQTAWRGHDAVALIEDGARIDELLVDVGTADSFLDKELKPELLEAACRDAGIALTLNRRLGYDHSYYFISTFMADHVRWHAEHLNR